TGATACGGGTACTGCCAGCACCTGGCAGGCGACGGTCCCGGCACCGAGGATGGTCGTGTCGAGGGGAGCATGACGATGGGGGACAGGAAAGTGGCGACGACACAGCGACGGCGGCCCGAGCTGGCCTCGTTCCTGCGCGGCAGGCGTGCCCGGGTGACCCCGGCCGACGTGGGCATGCCGCCAGGCCTCAGGCGGCGCACCCCGGGGCTGCGCCGGGAGGAGGTCGCCCAGCTCTCCGGCGTCGGCGTGACCTGGTACACCTGGCTGGAGCAGGGACGGCCGATCAACGCGTCCGCCCAGGTCCTGGACGCCGTGGCCCGCACGCTACGGCTCGACGCGCCGGAGCGGGAGCATCTGTACCGCCTGGCACAGGTGCCGTTCGCCCACGACCCGCAGGGACTGAGGCGGTCGACCGGCCCGGAGGTGCAGGGCATCATCGACGCACTCGCCCCGCTCCCCGCGGTCGTCTACAGCTCGCGCTACGACATCCTGGCCACCAACCCGGGCTACCGCGACCTGTTCCTGATCCCGGAGATCGTCGACATCAGGGTGCCGAACGCGCTGTGGACGCTGTTCACGGTGTCCGAGGAAGCCTGTCCGGTGATGTACCGGGAGCGCGAACTGCCCGTCATGGTGGCGACCTTGCGGTCCTCGTACGGCAGACATGTGGGCGAGCCGGCCTGGGAGGGCTTCATAGGCGCGCTGGCGGCGGCCAGCCCGTACTTCGCCGAGCTGTGGGCGAGCGGAGAAGTGGTCCAGCCGGGGCCCCGGGTCAAGACGTTCCGTCACAACGCCGTCGGCGAGCTGCGGATGACGTCGCAGTCGCTGTCGATCGACGGGATGCCGGAGTGCCGGATCGTGGTCTACACACCGGAGGACGAGGAGACACGAGAGAAAGCCGCACGGCTGCGGGAACACACAGAAAATCCCGCCTCCTGAAGAAGACGGGATCCTCATAACCGATCTTTGACAACTCAACAGAGTGTCGATCTGTGGAGCTAAGGAGAATTGAACTCCTGACCTCCTGCATGCCATGCAGGCGCTCTACCAACTGAGCTATAGCCCCGCGTGTTCTTCCCGCTCGGCGGGGGCGAACAAGAAGAACTTTAGCCTGCGACCTGCCGGAAAGTGAAATCCGGGTCCGGGTCCTGGTGGACGCCGGTTCCGCCGCTCAGTCGTCGTCGCCGAGCACCGGCTCCGGCAGGGTGCCGGCGTTGTGCTCCAGAAGGCGCCAGCCGCGGGCGCCCTCGCCGAGGACGGACCAGCAGCAGTTGGAGAGGCCACCGAGGCTCTCCCAGTGGCGGGACTCCAGACCGAGCAGCCGTCCGATGGTGGTGCGGATCGTGCCGCCATGGCTGACCACGACGAGGGTGCCGTCGTCGGGGAGCTTCTCGGCGTACCGGAGAACGACGGGCGCGGCGCGGTCGGCGACCTCTGTCTCCAGTTCGCCACCGCCACGGCGCACCGGCTCGCCGCGCTTCCACGCGGCGTACTCCTCGCCGTGCCGGGCGATGATCTCCTCGTGCGTCAGCCCCTGCCAGACGCCCGCGTAGGTCTCGCGCAGGCCCTCGTCGTGGGTCACGTCCAGGCCGGTGAGCTCGGCGAGCTCGGCGGCCGTGTTCG
This is a stretch of genomic DNA from Streptomyces sp. NBC_00285. It encodes these proteins:
- a CDS encoding helix-turn-helix transcriptional regulator, with the protein product MGDRKVATTQRRRPELASFLRGRRARVTPADVGMPPGLRRRTPGLRREEVAQLSGVGVTWYTWLEQGRPINASAQVLDAVARTLRLDAPEREHLYRLAQVPFAHDPQGLRRSTGPEVQGIIDALAPLPAVVYSSRYDILATNPGYRDLFLIPEIVDIRVPNALWTLFTVSEEACPVMYRERELPVMVATLRSSYGRHVGEPAWEGFIGALAAASPYFAELWASGEVVQPGPRVKTFRHNAVGELRMTSQSLSIDGMPECRIVVYTPEDEETREKAARLREHTENPAS
- a CDS encoding histidine phosphatase family protein, whose translation is MTAPTGRKGRGRRVILWRHGQTSWNVERRFQGTTDVELTEIGVGQARRAARLLASLEPDAIVASDLQRAANTAAELAELTGLDVTHDEGLRETYAGVWQGLTHEEIIARHGEEYAAWKRGEPVRRGGGELETEVADRAAPVVLRYAEKLPDDGTLVVVSHGGTIRTTIGRLLGLESRHWESLGGLSNCCWSVLGEGARGWRLLEHNAGTLPEPVLGDDD